A genomic window from Peromyscus maniculatus bairdii isolate BWxNUB_F1_BW_parent chromosome 1, HU_Pman_BW_mat_3.1, whole genome shotgun sequence includes:
- the LOC143266964 gene encoding STAM-binding protein-like, protein MMRSPVLNSKGLHPVVFLQDLWDQFFHSARKNTKKGLETCGVLCGTLVKEEYHVTHIIIPVQNGGPDYCYAENKEELFFIQEELGLLTLGFFHTHPTQTGFLSSVDLYTVFAVKRCCQNQLQWCVHPNINSHPTRKGSRENELKTEGSTHAMTRRRRRRMRVAIFTLTPFGLKEISFCPQRRFHSHKQDSALFYVPIYVQEIKAMFPAMT, encoded by the exons ATGATGAGAAGCCCAG TTCTGAACTCCAAAGGCCTCCACCCTGTGGTCTTTCTTCAGGATTTATGGGATCAGTTCTTCCATTCTGCAAGGAAGAACACAAAGAAAGGACTAGAAACATGCGGTGTCTTATGTGGTACCCTG GTAAAGGAAGAATATCATGTCACTCATATTATAATCCCTGTGCAGAATGGAGGCCCTGATTATTGCTATGCTGAGAACAAGGAGGAACTCTTCTTTATCCAAGAAGAGCTGGGACTTCTCACCTTAGGTTTTTTTCAT aCCCATCCAACCCAGACAGGCTTCTTGTCAAGTGTGGATTTGTACACAGTTTTTGCTGTCAAAAGATGCTGCCAGAATCAATTGCAGTGGTGTGTGCACCCAAATATAAACA GTCATCCTACAAGAAAGGGATCCAGAGAGAATGAGTTAAAAACAGAGGGATCTACACATGCCAtgacaagaagaaggagaaggaggatgag AGTTGCAATTTTCACACTGACACCTTTTGGATTAAAAGAAATATCATTCTGCCCCCAGAGACGATTCCATTCCCATAAACAGGACTCAGCTCTTTTCTATGTACCTATCTATGTACAAGAAATCAAGGCCATGTTCCCAGCCATGACATAG